The genomic stretch ataataaaaataagcatTTTAATCAGGTAAtgcattaccaaatccatctagaaaattagcaggtttgacatgcctaccggagcTCAGGAATATTTTCTACATATGGTGTCCTGGGTCACATTTGTGGTCAGTAAATGAAactttaaaatttgaagaattattgaagttgaaaaatatttggaaagcaTTGTAAAGTTGATCATAatttttgcctatcctactcaTTTTGACTATCATCTGTACATTTGGTTGATCAAATTGGTGAACCCCTCGTTAACAGAAAATCAATACTTTTTTGGACTCTTCATTTTTCGTCAAAACTTGGCTCACCAATATTGCTTTAGCTCCTGAATCTCTCAAACCAACATGTCATTGGAAAATGAAAAGATATGGCCTTTTCTGCACATATCGAAGTGGATGGTCGCCGTATCGAAATCATGCAATGAATTGgctcaaatcaaataatttcgataataAATCAGACatctcatttttttcattgatcgTACTTTCTTCCGCTGACTCTGAAGGTCGTTTCAATTTCAGACAGTGAAAATGTGGtttttcgttattttcgttAGCAGTGTCGAAAATTTGCAACCCTGGCTGTAACACATGATATCCCTCGTATAACATCTCCAACCCATCAATACGAATAGGATGAACAGGATATTCAATTAAAACTCGTCAGGCGAAAGTGGCACTATTAACTTTCAAAGATTCTCATGTTCAAACTTGTTTGACAGCGAAATGTTTATCGTTATTCGATGACAGTAACTGAAAGAAATGAAATGAAAGTGCAACTATTTGAATCGAAATGAGCCTATTCTACTTTTGTTTACATTCATCGTAACGTCAGTCACGATACGCTCGTAGATGAAATCATCGAATTTACCGACACTGGTTGCCGGTAACCCGTGAAAGTATTGGAAAATTGACATTCACGTtggtttgaatattttttttaaattgtacaGTGCCtttacaattatgggtcagtcaattTGTTGTCTGAATGATCacaaattaatataaaaagagaaaaattatcaactaccAATGGTTTACTGtctatttctgtgttctgatgtgtacctTCGTTCAACAACTAGTTTCACTGCaaataaaatcgtcaaaatacatcacaaaagttatttcgttgttgtaaaagcttgataataagttattttattcagtagTGATGCATAataaaaatagtcaaaatatgaACTGACCCACAAAACCGCAAAAAGTAACATtattacaattatgggtcacttcgtTTAATGCACTGggtataattattatttttttgtgacgtttgcaaatttaaatctTCTCAATCGTATCAATAAGGTTACAACTGAGTTTAAAAATATACCACGGCTGATAAAAATTACGCAGTTTTGTGAGGATAGACGTGTTTTCGTGAAATGGACCCACAATTGTAACTGATCCAGAATTGTGTAAGGACTGTAAAACGAATAGCAGTCATTTGAATTAGCAAATTGCACGAGTCCGCCTAATCGGATATTGTGTTATTAATTACATAGACTATCAGTTTGAAATACACGTGTTGGCATTATTCACCAGTTTTTTATCTGATTCATGgacgaaacatattttttactgtgaatttatttctgaggcgaaaagggataaaatcttgagaagcaaaaacaattggacattgattattttcatttaattcgaATATGTCCCAAACgtgccggaagtgacataaaaggtcacaaatatgccagaagggatggtaaaggtaaaatttcggaataaaaattaaaaacgaacaccaaaaaaataaaattccggataatcgagtctaaaattttgGATAATTGAGTTTCCGGATAAtggagtccgacctgtactgaaGACAAAAGTTTCATAGCCTTCGTTACAAAGCATTTCAGGTGTCGAACACGAAATACAACCCTTGCTTTTAATCTGCGCTTTGTCCGCTCATTCCACTCGACTGGACCTTCTCTCGCTCAGTTCCTCTCACACTTACACTGGAGTGTAGCACTGTAGGTTATGTTTCTTTTAAACGAGAGCAACTCCGCGAGTATTTTGTTGAGAGAAAATGATGCTTTTCAATGATCACCACCTCACTCCTCGTACCATGTCTGGTACATGACTGCTGTAGGTGCGTACCTTGATGACTGTTCGGTGCACGTGTACCTACTTTGTACGTACGTACGGTGCAAGCAGCAGCATATTTCACCATGATCGCGGGAGGGCTACGAAGAGATTAACCTTCCAGAAGCTGTATACATAGTTGAGTCATAAGCCATGAATTGTTTCGCATTGGGAGGTCTGCTCTCAGTTTAATACAGACTTGAATCCTGTTCAGTTTAACATATTTACGTCATACACAAACACAAGACTGATCTTGTGCAATATGCGGgcggaataaaaaaataactactcATAAGAGAACGGGTCGGAAGCTGTGATGATTCGGCACGTTTGTGCagtttgtttatgtttaatttttgataGCCTTTCATTGCGTGATTCCTATATGCGGAAAAAACCccgttattgttttgttttgaaggagctagaattttatgaaattgGTTCATCTCTTAGGAGGTATTCCAAGATGGTGCCCataattcaattaaaatattttccaaaaacgTTGTGTTTAATTGAAACGACGTCTTTGGTAAAGCTGTAGATAGCAAAATCGCTGTTCAAAATGAAAATAAGATACTCTATTCAACTATAgtttttccttttctacctaTGTAGTTTATTTAGAAAACTCCATTTGTTCACCAAAACTATCGTTTCTAACCATCCGAATAATATAATAATGTTCCAGATAATTTATGATTATAAATTCATATTTCTTTTCGTTTCAAGGCAAAAATATTAAGAATTAATTTTTTCACGGGTGCGTTTATTCAATGATGATAAATTTATCGCTTACTACAAATAGGAACTTTAATGAAAATTCTCCCGCTCTACTCAACCGATCGTCTAAAAGCGATGCGACAGACCAAGTCCTGCGCCGAAATTGTTTCTGCCCCGGTTCGGTCCGGACAGTGTTCTACTAGCAGTTCCGAACGCGTCCAATGAGCTGCCCCGATTTTGCCACAGATTTGCTTTTCCGGTGGCGAAAACATTCGTCTCCCTCAGCGCAGGAGTCCTATCGAATCCAAGTGAGGCACCGTGACCACGGGCGTTATTCCAATCAAGCCCGGCACCGTGGCTACCGAACGATGGACCGTTGTCGAATTTGTGGAATGTTTTGAACGCGTTAGCGTCCAACCGGTTGGAGTCCGATTTGAACAAATTGGCCGTACCATCGAGCCGCGTTTGCGATCCAACACCGGGAATGTTGCTCTTGCTGAAGGAAGCTCCGTGCTCGTTGAAGTTCAGCCCCGTGCCGAATTTGTTAATGTCGTGGGTTGGCGTGTGAGTTCTACTAACAGATCCGGAGAGATCCAAGCGGTCTTTGTTGGTGTTTAACAGGTTCAGATTGCCGTGAGCACCGACCGTGTTTTGCTGCCCCGGGGTGTGTGATCCGAATACTCCTGCACTGTTCGGTCCCTTGTTGTAGTCAACTCCCAAGTTACCCGTTGGTGGTCCACCTCTAGTATTACCGCTCAGTCCCACGGATCCAACCACGTTTTCGTGAGCATTACCGAAACCATGCTTGCCGTTAAGTTTCACGTCGTGTCCTCCTTGGAAATCCGGACCCACCGAACCGGAAAGCTATAAGAAAACGTTGTAGTATTTGAACGTACAGAAACAGTTTCTACTAACCTGTCCAAAGCAGCCGGTTGCAGCAGCCAGCAAAGTAGTGATGGCAAATAATTTGCAAATCATGTTACAGTTCAGTTTTGATACAAGTTGATTCGAAGGGGAAGGCGATTTCTGTTCTGACTTTTGCCATTAGAAGACCGTTCTCTTTTATATGGAGGAAGGGCTCTATCGGCCAGATGCTGCACGGTTTTTTGAGATAATCATGCGCGCGGGGATTTTGCATTTCTCGTCCCGGTAATCTTGCTCTTATTTTTTGCATCTATCCAGCAGAAGAAAAATCCCCGCCGCTCTGGTgagtttcagaaaaaaaattgaagcgcATGAATAATGATAACAACCGTTGCGTATAATAAAAACATTCAGTAGGATAATCGTCATCGGAGGTTCTTTTTTGATGACGTTTATTTTTAAGAATTCGAAATGCTGTACGAAATATAAAAAACCCAAAAGTTAGGAATTGCTCATTTATTATTGACTGATTTTATAGATGATAAGAAAGGACGCAAAACTATTTCGACTTTCTTTGTTGATATCAACCGGGAACTGATACGAATTGTATCGATTTATAAGTTGATGGCAAATATACAGAAATTATAAAGAAAAACCTTCCGATCAGGTCTAAATGGTATTTTCTTTTCTGAAATATATATAAGATGATTTTCTACTCCACCCTACAAACGTTAGAGGTATTCAATCTGTAGGGTGGCAAAATAACTAAACTTCCAAATGACTTATCAACCTAGAATAACCAGTTAAAATCAGTTTAGTACACTgccaaattgaaaaagtttcgACAAGGCTAATTTTACTGTAAAACGAAAGCAAGGCTAAACGCTTTACTTTCAGGAGTTTGGTTCATCTTTCTGGAAGAGGAAAGCTGGCAAAAATACTACCATGATACAGTTCCATTCATACTCCAAAATTCATATTGTCTTAAGTTGGTAGCATTGTCATTTATCTCAaactttgaatttattttaaaattccaAAGTAAATGCTCAGATCATTATGGATTTTTATACACAAAACTAGCtggcccggcaaacttcgtcccgcctatttttgtgtttaattgatTAATTTCAAACATCGCAAATTCATTGATCCTCtgtgatttgtttatatcgtttgaaattattggttttatcgaaatgacaacatccccgacttttggcttttgtacatcacctctattccggaaatacccatatttaatggtattcagttattttcgttgttttccagaaactaaaggGGTCATCtgcgaattcaaaatgatgtccagggtcaatgcttggcgtCAATACATCATTTTGATTATGGAAATtcggtattcggttattttcggctgtttcccagaaattgccaccttacaattcaaaattttgtgtgaggtcaatttttatctCTTTGCATCATTACTCAtactcatatttggtggtatttggtcactttgggctattttttAGAAACcataagtcaccatcttggattttaaaatggtatttgattttaaaatggtattctAGAGTGTTATTCCGGTTttagaaacactcatattgggtgttgttTGGGCATTTTTCGCTgttcttcagaaaccggaagtcgccatcttggatttcaaaatgacatttggagacaatttctggcctctgagcgtcattttggtttaagaaacactcatattggggggtatttggtcattttcgctgtatttcagaaaccggaagttgcaatcttggatttcaaaatggcatgtgaaatcaatttctgacctctgagtGTCATTCTAGCTCCGGAAACATTCATGTTGAatcgtatttggtcattttcagctgtttgccagacaccggaagtcgccatctttgaatttaaaatggtgtctgtgatcgattttcagcttctgtgcatcattctactcatattggatggaaatcggccattcttggctgttttccacaaactggaggttgtcatcttacaatttaaaatgttgtctgaggtcgatttgtgacttcagtgcatcattacgattccagacatacccatattgggtggtatttggtcattttccgctgttcttcagaaaccggaagacgccatcttggatttcaaaatggttcctGTACATCGACCCGATCAATTTAGGCTGTTTGTCGGAAAACCTGGTGGAAATATCTGTTaagtttgtatgggagacctcccTCCCCTTCAGGGTAGTTTCAAACCaacatagaaatttgtgtttgatatgTATAAtagccctcccatccagaagtgggagaggtttcgaaccaccatgaaaatatttttgctttcaaaaacctccacatgccaagtttggttccatttacctgATTAGTTattgagttgtgaagaaatttgagtttcatttgtagagccctctcttccagaaaagggagtgaaaatttttcttgctctcaaaaacctcaacatatcaaatttggttccatttacttgattatttctcgagatgtgcagaaatttgtgtttcatttgttggaatccccttccttccagaaaaaggaggggtgttaaaacattatggacatgtttgttacccgaaaaaacattcacctgccaaatttggtttcatttatttggttggttctcgagatgtgcagatatttgtgtttcatttgtttggaacccctcccttacagaagagggaggcgTGCCAAACCataatggatatatttgttacctctaaaaatattcgcttgccaaatttggttgtatttggttgattggttctcaagcgaaatttgattttcatttgtatgggactccttccatatagaagagggaggggtattAAACCATAagggatatatttgttacccgtcaaaacatccacctgccaaatatggttccatttactttgtTAGTTCTCAagattaattttctatcttcattactacatttattccttaaattaaaaaaaaaaaaaaagttctcaagatgtgcagaaatttgtgtttcattagtatgagactcctcccttccagaagagggaagggtttcgaaccaacatggatatatttgttactcctaaaaacatccacatgccaaatttggttccatttgcttggttagttttcgagatgtgcagaaatttgtgtttcatttgtatgggacccctcccttccagaagagggaagggtttcgaaccaacatggatatatttgttacttctaaaaacatccacatgccaaatttggttccatttgcttggttattttccgagatgtgcaaaaatttgtgtttcatttgtatgggacccctcccttccagaagagggaggagtcttgaactatcttagtcacctttcccggcccctaaaacccctatacacaaaatttcacgccgatcggttcggtagtttccaagcctatatgaatcagacagacagacagagctgcatttttatatgtttagaagatTACAGTTAATTTAGGTTCAGATCCAAACATTCGATATGTTTCTTCTCTATGTatttacagtgctttttcgcttttatcaacagtcgtttttatcactactcgccaaattcacgctcgattttgtcacgtttttttcgtttttatcacgctgttttaaaaataaattcaaatcaagaataatgtacttccagttgtagaaaatgtattcgaaacatcattttcatttgtgccttgtgtccttgcatgtgtatagttttataaactcaatttatttgatcaattttctgaggcaaccaaatgtcatatctgttacaaatagtttgtgtcataatttagagaaaaatgtaccgtgaaatacgtatttcattgtttttgaagcaaaaattacgtattattcgagcagttgagaaagaagatctgttaacaacttaaaaatccCTACAGTTCGGTCCTCATAGAGCGtggttttaaaaattataaaatctagtggctccacaatttcacataaacaagcaatAGACTCTGTTAGCTATGCTGAAGAATtggcagtacaaatcatattgatattacATGTATAATAGCCGTGAGAAAGCCCGCGAAAATtcaatagagaaaaaatatcagaaactaaccttttcttgtttattcatttgtatcttgaacttatattccattcaactattcaagttcATCATTTTAcctaaaatatcataaatttcaattgaatccaacacaaaaaattcaatttttatcatttcgctaaattcacggtttcgccatattcacggtaaaattttttttgaccgtgataaaatcgaaaaagcactgtattctTATTcagaataatatttttttcttagcaTACATAAATTTTAGAACAACATTGCAAAATGTTTCTGCAGATTTTAAGtaagttgaaaaagtgaatgCATAGGGTGATTGATCGTGGTTCGCACTTGTCTTATTGTTTTTCATGGCACCCTAGGAATGAAGCGAGATTTTTCTAAAACTGCACTAAACTGAAATTTAGATTGAATAGAAAGAGCaactaccgtgctggatcgaaatccgtatacctaagcacatgataatcttcgacggtcaatataaaatcaaggaatcacatattgctttaaactgacatgtttacttataggtctacttatgttttatcactattttcaagcaaaatgattaaaatcattccgaaacttgaaaaaatcatgtttaaatagaacatgttttgaatcgaaatccgtacacagtttttcgTAGTAACCgaaacgccggaacctctcaaagcttcccggtacgactttccatTGTGCaactcagtcacagctcgttcgaaattgtttgccatatatttatacttgttttcttccattatatgctgaaaacaagaagaaagttcaacaatatatgcatgatacacacgctgtacggatttcgattcaagcaaataaaaagaatcaaaatccgtacggcacagtttttgttgaataaaaacaATTAACACTATTTAccggacaatatacagctcgaaaatgacaaagacttaccttttctatcaatttcaaaaagattcacagattaAAATACTTATATctcacttgaaaatcgtttttatctgaagacgttcttccttagtaaattctctaacgatttgtatcgttaaaaaaaatgacaactgaaaccgagacacgattgattttttatttttaatattcttatttcatggcctactggcgcatagtttaatttaacagaaggccaacagttcAACGGATATATActtgtaactatcatatgaattttcatttatatAATACgtagaactgaagaaaaacatccaggtgtacggatttcgatactgtacgggtttcgatccagcacggtatagaCGATTAAATTGGTTGACTTCGAAAACTCCTGATGTCTAGTATATAATAATGGTATGGGTTTTAATGCAAGCGAAGttttgatcctggttcgtgcCATGTTGATCGTGGTTCGCGTCATTTATGATCTTGGTTCGTCCTAATAGAAAATAGAAGTGCAGCATTGGAAATTAAAGGACTACACGTGATATAAGCGCTTTTTTGTGTCAAACACAGTTATATTTTCTGTATATCTACTTAGCAGTGTGAAATAAACTTGCACATAATTAGAATTCAGACTATTTCGACAATatgaatttagattttttttaaaacagaaaTTTACTTTAAGGGTTTCACAATTTTTTCTGTGCGGATTTCTCCATCGCGCCCAGAAATCGATGATCTatcgtgagatatgcccggatgTTTGCTTtacccgcacttctattattagcaataccgctattaaaaagttgcatgctcattattattttattaatgcTGATGTGTAATATGATTTTGTTCTTCCTTTTTCACACTTACTGCTTTACTATACAGCGTTTTGTTCCTCCAACCAATTACCGCCTCTTATAATTTCCTGGGGAAGTTTCGTGGAGCGTCTTATTATCAGAGGGacctatttgttttaatggccagaaaatcaatattaacttgctttgttattgttttttttttttatccaattCCTTTGATTTATAGAAAAGTTCAACTGTTTATTTCGATTTTTCGCGACGTTTTTCCAGAACGGTTGACTGAAACTCTCAGGTTGAAAATAACATTTGCAGCGCGAACCAGGATCAAAAAACTATTAttgtattattaaaaaaaatcacaatcggACACTTTTTTTCTGTAGTAGAAGTTTCAATACTGGTAAAATATAGATGGatcaaagttttaaaattaatatgAAGTTTTACATCACGAGCTAAAATGCTGTAGAGAAGTTTGAACAGATTGCTTCGGTGAAGACACTGGCAACCGAATTTACATCTTTTATTAGCTTAGCTATCAAGGCTAGTTGAAGTAGTTTCCTTTAACGAGAATCAAAGGTATGTATTGTTAAAAAATAGAAGcagcattgaaaattaatttaattcaaaatttttgactATTCAATGATTTATCGATGATTTAGGTAATAGCACGAACCAGGATCAGTTTTTGCATAGTGCGAACCACGATCAGTCACCTACTCGTATTTTTTTAACAGGAAGTTCCGCAAATAATTTGTAatcttcggagaaatatggactcaaaatatggctaatttcagcaaaaaattaGAAATATCTTCACAACGAGAGAGGAGTTTCTTTCGACTTCGCAGTCTTTAACATGTggaaagaaaacgatatttttctcttacaccgacgtttcgaataatatatattcgTTTTCAAAGCTCTACaagtatatttatatatatattattccAAACGTCgttgtaagagaaaaatatcgttttcttttcacactttcaagactgcgaagccgaaagaaactcctctgagtaaactaacagtcgataaaaagtatagtatctttaaaacaaataaaaatatcaaaccaatatattcaacgaaaatgcgaggtttagcggaatgaacaaaatcttagaacatatTGAATTGTTtagacgattacagaaaaagttatggacaaaaaactaattttgatgaGTGTTTCTCGTAAAAttatttcgtcatatcagacgtacagatagaagataaCAGTGTTcaacaattctttttcttacaggttttcctacaactttgcgaagaaagcaatctggtattttggaaattagaaaaaattttcatatataactttttatatctaactactagggggattatagtcaagcggataaaacacggcaggcttcagtgggctgggcatgtagcgggaatgccggatgagcgtcaagcgaaggctatatttagtaggaatcccgatagaggtcgttgacttcggggtagaccccgcactcgttggatgtgtgctgtcggcgaggatgcacgcgaaatagatgtcaggggcgattggaggatagcagcccaagaccgagggacatggcgaagtattctggattcggcactggatcgataatcggtctgtcgccttaaaagtaaagtaagtactaGAGGGATTgataaaaaaccgaaaacgccaaaagaaaggtcttgttatatggaataaacatGCTGAAGACACCGGGTACatgaaatcaatatttcacagtcaaatctaaaacgatcacggttTTTCGAGTTCAGACCACTGTGCTCtggttaaatttaaaaaaaaaatccaccgacTGGATCGCGAGAAATCTCGATTTTAGGGTGAtagttaataaatttcaaaataatccatATTCGATTCATGCAATATTACCGAAAATCATCCAAAAACTTGCCCAAATTAGTTTATACCAAAATATACTTGTTAGTGTTGTTACAATTATACTAATACATCTTTAACTTAACTCTCCAAATTGATTTGTGTAGGTATGTAATTTGCATGGCTTAGTAGCTTAGTAGTTacgtttttgaatatttttcgaatgtttcagaacaaaaaagtttctttTAGTGTGTATTGTATTTATATCAGAACAAAGAAATCGAATCAACAAAAGAGTGCATTTTGGTCGTattggctcttacgtcaaccACGCAAGAAGGGCAGTATAGGGTAACACATGTGATTACTGTTATAAAAAATCACAGCACTTAATAAGCGATCGTTGTAAATCTGGGATGATTCCGGAGCCTTGTACTCGTTACCTCCCGCTGTCAAACGTTCTTCGTCGGAAGCAATTTTCAAGAGTGGCTGCATCGATTTTTGGAACCGAATGAATTGAATTATTTTATAAATTGAGTAGGCTTAGAAGAGtagtttttgaaaattatatgaatatcagtttttgaaaattatatgaGGTAGCAAATTTGAAAAGGTTTAGATCTTACGCTACTggacaataaacaaacaaacaaatcacgTCTGCATGAATTGACTCGGAAGTCTGTTCATTGTTATAG from Wyeomyia smithii strain HCP4-BCI-WySm-NY-G18 chromosome 3, ASM2978416v1, whole genome shotgun sequence encodes the following:
- the LOC129726591 gene encoding attacin-B-like, with the translated sequence MICKLFAITTLLAAATGCFGQLSGSVGPDFQGGHDVKLNGKHGFGNAHENVVGSVGLSGNTRGGPPTGNLGVDYNKGPNSAGVFGSHTPGQQNTVGAHGNLNLLNTNKDRLDLSGSVSRTHTPTHDINKFGTGLNFNEHGASFSKSNIPGVGSQTRLDGTANLFKSDSNRLDANAFKTFHKFDNGPSFGSHGAGLDWNNARGHGASLGFDRTPALRETNVFATGKANLWQNRGSSLDAFGTASRTLSGPNRGRNNFGAGLGLSHRF